The window TATCTCATTTCCGCGTAAAGCTGTTCTCGTCCATATGTTTCACGTGCCATCAGCGGATCACCGGGCGGAATTCATGATTCTCTATGGTGAGGCCTTGCCGGAGGACAGTACTGTTCCAGTTGGTAAGCAAGGGGTACTTCTGGACAAGGAGGCGCCGGATAAAGCGCGCATTTTCCTTGATCGCGCTCGCGAAGGGCTTAAGGTTCGTACGCGATAAGCCATTGATCCTCGTGTCTTCATGATCATCACCGCTGCTGAAAACGACGCTATCGGAAAGTGCGATCACTCACGATAAGTCGGCATAGCGTCAGTAATCTATCCGGACGCTCTCGATTGACGACTACAGTGCAATGCACTCATCTCGCTCCAGAGTGAATTGGCGATTTAGCATCGATCCAGCTCCGTCGCTTCCGCTATCGGCGTTTCTCGTTACTCACGCCTTTGTCCTTGCGACGAGATCTGCGATCCCATTTGGAAAAATCGCGATCGCCGCCTCGACTGGATTGCAGAACTCCCTTAGCAAGACTATCTTTCCGCTGGCGGACTCTAACCTGCCTCCGTAAAGCTGGTTGTAGGTTCGCCCTGTCGCCTGAATCGTTGTGGAAACCGAGTATTCGCCGAAGGCGCGCTCCGGAATGTCTGTTGCGAAAATCTTCACATCTCGGAACTTGAAATCTACCGTGCGATTCCTGAAGAAATCTCCGATATTGTTTCGGATCGTCTCGATACCGGCCACCCGTCCTCCGATGCCAACGGATGGGAAGTAGGGGAACTCGAAGGCTCCGTCGTCCGCAAAAAGATCGAATGCGTCGTCAAGGCGTCCATCAGAAACACGATGCGTGTACTCGAATAAAAGCTCTACAGCGTTCAAGGAAGACCTCTCTTAGTTCGGTGACTTATTGTTGAAGCGCATGGGCGCATGTCCATCGATGAACGTATAGAACAGCGTCATACGGCCCTCTCGTTCTTCAAGAACATCCGTTCCGGTGTAGTGAAAGGGCTCACCTGGGATGCCGCTGCCCCATCGACACAGTGCGACGTTCTGCATCTCCTGCATTTCGCCGACAACGTAGTAGCGATAACCGACGAACTTCTGTCGGATCTCCTCTGCGGCGCTATTGATTGCCTCGATGCCAACCAGCCTGCCGCCCGGATGAACCCACACGCAATCCTCCGCGTAGGCTTCTCGCATCAAGGTGCCTCTCTTTGAGAAGTCGGGTTCACTGAAGATGTCCTCCAGCGTGTGTCGAAGAAGCTCCTTTGCTGTCACTTGCCCTCCGTTCTTGAGTAAGAATATGAAGTGGGCCGAGAGTTGGCTTGTACAAACAGATCCTCATAGTACGAAAACGTCGAAGGCAAAGAGGTCCGCATTCGCAATGTACGAATTGGATAGGAATGACTCGTTTCGATTCCGCGCCCCAAGTGGGATTCGGTCTGTGCGCGGCAAGCTGCGTACCATCGCAGGGATTGAAGTTCGACACCTTAGGCACTACAACCACCCAGGTCGAGCTTGGCATGATCTCTCCAGCGGACGAGCGACGCTGGCGGTTGTACTCGAAGAAATTGGCGGAAGTTGTGAGGCTCGCATGAACTTGAGGCGCGCCGCGCCTTTCGAGCGACGACGGCCAAATCACATCACTTTCGTTCCTCCTAACCATAGGGTCTGGGGATACACGGACGGCATAAAGACGGTTCGTGAGCTTCGGCTCAGCTTTGACCTCGAATCCTTAGGAAACTTGCTGGGACAGGATTTTCCGATCAGCGGATTCGATGATCCTGAAGTCATGTTCCACGAGACGAGAGCCGTTGAATGCGCGCGTTTGCTAGCCGCCGAGTTGGAATCGGTCGACCACTCGGAAAGCCTCTACGAACAGGGTCTGATGCTAGCCCTGTTGAGCGCATGCTTTGAACGGAGAGGCAAGAAAGCCGCAACTGGATTGAATGCTTCACAGTTCCGAATCGTTGCAGACTATATGCAGGAGCACTCTGCTCGTAACATTTCGCTCGTTGAGGTGGCTCGTCTAGTCGAGCTTTCCCCGTCACACTTTGGGCGGATGTTTAAGCGATCAGCTGGCTTGGCGCCACACCGCTATTTGATGAACACGCGCATCAGTAAAGCCCAGGAGTTGATGCTCGAACCGAACGCAGATCTTGCGATTGTTGCGGCAGACACGGGTTTCGTCGACCAAAGTCATTTCACCCGAGTCTTCAAGAGGCTGACGGGCGTGACCCCGCAAAGATGGCTCGCGCATCGCGGCTGAAGGCAATTTGCCTTGAGAGGTAAACCTGCAAGTAGGCTTCTCGCCAGTATCTGTCACCGACGTGAGGGGTGTTTCTCGAGAGATATGCAAGCAGTTCACAGCAAGAAGGCGGCCTACTGCCTCGGCGGAGCAGGAGCGCCGCTTGACGGAGGAGCTATCCCGTTCATGCGCAGGTATTCCACCATCTGCCCGTATTCATCAGAGGCGTGCACCACGATGAATGCGGCCTGGGTCGCGCGCGTGAACGAACCACTCGTGCTTTCGAAGGCGTTGGCGGCTGTGATCGTTCCTATCACCTTGTGATCGAAAGCAAACGAGGCCTCCAGTGCAGCAACGATCTCGTCCTTGCTCGACAACCTGGGAAGCTTGGCTGGATCCACATCGGGTTTGAGTCCGCTCACGCGCGATCCCAAGATGTAATTCGCTTGCGCGACGTGAAGGACTAATGCACCGAAGGTGCGGACGCCCGCGTAATCTGTCTTCTGGTTCGGTGCAAAGATCGCCGGGCCTGGCGCAAATCCATACTTGTCGGCAGGGAAACTCTTCACCAGACTGATCATCTGGCTCTCAGTCATATCCATCAGTGCATTGAGCGCCTCTGCCGGAGAAACCAGCGTCCCCGGAGTGGGCTTTGACGCGCTCTGCTGCGCGTGCGCTACCGTTGTTGCCGTGGAGATGCATGCAAGAAATACCGCTACAATAATCTGCTTCGCTACTTTCATGGTTTCCTCTTCTGGTTAAGACAGGTTCGCGCCGGAGACGTTGACAACGGCCTGCCACGCGGCTTCCTGGCTGGCAACGTCGTGAAGGTGTGGCTGTTGCTGCACCTCGATAGGGCCCGAGAACTTCCCCGGAGCCGATGCGAAGAATTGGCCTGATTCGTCGGTTCCGAATTGCGACGCCTGAATGTAGCGTCCGGCCGCCACCTCCGGCGTCTGGTTCATGCCGGGTATCAGGTTCACGATCGGGATGAACACATACTTCAGCAGAGGGCTAGCGCTTCGCACCACCTTTGTGGCGGTTGCTCCACCCGGCGAGACGGCGTACACGGCCATGCCAGACGGCAGCCGGCGCGCCAGCGCTGCCGTCCACCAGGCGATGATAAGTTTCGCGTCGGCGTAGGTGTTGTTCGGCACGTACTTCACGTTTGGCCCGTTGTGGATGAGGGCTTCCACAGCGGCGGTTCGGTCGCCTTCGAAGTATCTGGTGGCGAACTCTGGAAGATCGGTGTACTTGAACATGGGTACGCCTCCACGGGCAGGTTCCGCGCCGGCGATCACAATTCGAGCGTTGGGACTTAGCAGGTCTGCATGGAGCAATCCAACGGTCAACTGATGATGCCCGATGAGCGGAGCCTGAGAGGCTTCGACGCCAGCGGCAGTGAGCACGCGCTGTTTGTAGGGGACCAACCCGGCATTGAGCAGCAGGAAATCGACCGGTTGACCTTGCTTGACCAGCGCGGCGACAGCAGACTGAACGTTGGCAGGGTCGTTTAGATTAAGCTCCAGCGACGTGAAGATCTTCCTCTTAGTTTCCGCCGCGAGCTGAGCTGCCGATTGCTGGATCTGCGCCAGGCTGCGCCCGGTGACGATGATCTCGCGATAGCCCTTGGCGGCGAGCAAGCGGGCCGCCGCGTAACCGAGCCCGGAAGTAGCCCCAGTGACGAGGGCGATCGAATGTTCCATTGCATTCACTCCTGTATCCACTGCCTTGCGGCGTTACATACGCGAGAGTACGATAATCATAGAAATGATGCAAGGAGTTTCGTACGCAATGGTAACTATTGTTGAGAAGCGTTCTCCGGGACGTCCCAAAGGCTTCATTCCCGACGAGGCACTCGACCGTGCTGTGGAGATGTTTTGGGAGCATGGATTTGAGGGAGTCGACGTGGATCGGATCGCACGTGCCGTGAATGTCACCAAGCCGGCACTGTACCGAGCCTTCGGAGACAAATCCACCCTACTGCTCAGGGCCGTCGAGCGCTACGCGCTGATCTATGGAGCCCCTAAAATGGCGGCGTTTCAAGCGGAGCCGGACATCCATAAGGCCGTGACCACGTTTTGCGAGGCTACCGTCAACACTGCGACGGGCGACGCTCGCAGTGGCTGCATGTTGGCTGCCGCTGCACTGGGACATTCGGAACGGGTAACAGAGATCCGTTCCTGGCTCGCGCATGGCTTCACAACAAACGCTGACATCTTCGCGAAACGTTTCGAGCAGGAGGTCAAAATGGGTCGTCTGACACGGACACCCTCAGCAAAGGTGCGAGGCCGTTTGCTCGTCGACTTGCTGCAGGGTGTGCAGCTTCGCGCCAAGGTTGGCATCACTCGCCAAGAGCTGCTGAGAGACGTCCGAAGCTATGTGCCTCTGATCCTTGGGGAGCAACCCTAACGCACGTCTCGGGAAAGCGTTAGAAGGACAACTGCGCAATTGCTAGGCACTCATTAAGCTCAGATAAGTCTCGGGAAGTCGGCTTGTCGTCAGCAACCAGTCCCGAAATAACGTTTGGTGAGTTTCGTAACAGGCTCGGAACGTCTTCTGCCGCGCGGGCCAGCGGGCGTAGGCTGGCAGGAAAGCGGGATGAGGGTCCGGGAGAAACCGAGGGGGGTTCTCCCGGCGCGCCGCGCGGGCAAAGAAAACGGTCATCCCGGACAACTGCCGGGATGACCCATACGGATAAGTCTGTTACGTTATGCTGCCTGATCGAATGCGGGCTTCCGGAGAGGGGATGCTGTTAATTTCTTGCTTCCCTTCTCTCTCTTCTTCGAAGAACGCCTGGGCTTCTCTGACATGGGAGCGAAGAGAGCGCCAGCTTTCTCTAACCAATCCGTCTGTTCGCCTAACGGAAAGGCTCGATGTTCGGTCAGAAGCAACCGCAACAGGAACGCGGGTAGCTTTTCATCGACACACACGATCAACGCTTCGGTGAGAACTTCGTCGTCGGTTCTGCCGTGATTCTCACCGTCCGGCATGTAGTGTCCCGCAGCCTCTTCAAACAAGCCGTACGGCGCATCATTGAGAAGGATCTGAATGACAAGTCGCAACTGATCCGGAGTGAAGACCAGCGGCGCGTGTTCCACGATTCGTTCCAACGTAGCGACCCGCGCGTGATACGCTTCCTCGCGACGCTTGGCTTCTGCCTCGTACTCTTTCTGTTCCCGTTCAAAGGCATCTTCCCGTTCAACACGCCTCCGTTCCGCTTCTGCGTCGTACGCAAGCCATCGTCGTTCGTTCTCCTCTTCCCTGGCCTGCCGCTCTTCGTCCGTCTCATCATCCACCGCAGGAGCGGCGACTGGCGCAGGATGTTCCGCATGTTCTTTGGCGATACGCGCAGCGGTGGTGGGGTCATGCACAGGGCATTGGTTGTCCGTGCAGACCATGACCGTGTTTCCGATGCCACGCCCGTAGACGATGAGCGCAGTACGCGTCGTGTTGCAGGGGAGGTCGGCATCGGGGTTATCGGGAAGATCGAGCATGCGATAGGCGTTCTTGTTCAATGCACCCGGCTTCTGTTGCTGTGGAGGACGCAACGAGGTTTCGATCTGCACGAGACCGGGACGATCCACCAACACCGCAGCGATGTGGGCTGTGACCTTGGACTGATAGCAGGCACTATCAAGGCATTGGTCGCCGGATACGTCCGCGAAGAGGCTGGTGTTGTAGCCGCTGCGCTTTGGGCAAGTGAGACAGGCACCCGCTTCCACATTGAGGGCGATGTCTTCACGATCAAACGGGGCGTCGGCAAGATCGAGAAAGAGATTGTCGGCGATCCATGCATCGAGATGCCGCACGGGTAAGAGATGAGCTTCGTTGTCCTGCCAGTCCTTGCGCCAGCAGTTGTGAAAGGCATCGGCCTGATGTTCCTCGGGCAGACGCGCAATCGCGTTGGCGTGACTGGCGGTGATGCGTTCCTCCACAAAGGCCTGTGCGACTTCGGGGATGAGTTTGAGGAGGGAGAGACGAGCATAGACGTGGCTCTCACTCTTGCCCGTTTTAGCAGCAACTGCGGAGACGTCATAGCCGGGAACGTCCAACAACCGGTCGAAGCCGCGCGCTTCCTCATAGGGATGCACGTCGACGCGTTGCGCGTTTTCGACGACCTGCCATTCGATGGTTTGGGTGTCGGTGAGTTCCTTGATGTGAACCGGAATGGTGAACTGTTCTGCAAGCAACGACCCACGAAAGCGATGCGCACCGGCGACGAGTTCGAAGCGATTACCCTTGGGACGAACCACGATGGGTTGAATGACACCATGCTCACGGATGGAAGCGGCAAGTTCCGCGAGCTTGCTTTCGTCGAAGGTCTGGCGCGGGTTGGTGGTGGATTCGTCGATGAGATCGAGAGCGAGGTACTGAAAGGCGCTGCTGTTCTGCATGATGCCCTCCTTGGGCGGTGGGTGATGACAGAGGACGGAGCGGCACACGATGGGGCTGCGTTCCGCTCCAAGGGAGCGGACTAGCCGAGGATGCACTGGCCCGTGAAGGCTTCGAGGAAGTGCTGTTCGCGCAGGTTGATGTCCCACTGCTTCGCGAAACTCTCATGCTGCTGGTGAAGGTGTGCGACGTAGATATACCGGCCCTCGCGGGTATCGCGACTCCACTGCTCGATCCCCACGTAGTCGTTGCGCCAGTAGAAGGGGTCGAGATGCGGGCCACCCGCGAAGCCAAGTTCAAAACACATCTCCGGGTCACGCATGGGGTCACCGTTCTGTTCGCCGTAGTGCGCAACGGAGACACACGGCAGACCACATGGCCCGGACTCATCGGTGGCTTCGATGACGAGTTCCATGTAGGGCGGATTTGCGATCTTGAGGTAGAGGCTGGGTCGCCAGCCTCCACCTTTCTGGAGGAGTTCGAGGAGGGTCTTCATGCAGCCACCTCCTCGCTCGTTACGTCGGTAACGGCTTGCTTGTCTGCGACGTCAACCGTAGGCTCCAGTGCCGCGAGGATGAGGCTCGATGTCTGTTGAATGACTTCAAGCGATTCCGCAAGAAGGGACGCATTGCCCTGATAGAGCTGGATGTAATCGGCAGAGGCGTTGCCGTTGACCAGACCCACGGCCTTGCCCACCACAAAAGCCACGGCCTCGGCTTCTAGTTCGCGGATGGCCCGCGTGGTCGCGGTACGCCGGTCGGCCTGATGCAGAAGTTCATGCGCTGTTTCATGCACCAGCGTCGAGAACTCTTCCGCCTTGGATTGTCCGGGAAGCAGGGCGATACGACCGCCATAGCTTGTTCCCAGCGCAGGTGCAATTTGTTCCGAGTAAGAAACGGCAATTCCCTTGCCTTTGAGGAAGGCAATCAGACGGTCGATGTTCTCTCCGGGATCACCACTTACTTCGTTCAAACTCGGTAAGTCGACACCTTCCGTCTGCGAAACATCGAAGACATAGAGATTGCGGAAGCCAAGCGGAACCCGTTCATTCTGTTTGGTGATGTCCTTCTCGGCTTCGCTGTCCTTCTTGCGGCGCACGCCCACGATGGGACCAAGGATGCGAATCCCCTTCGCTCCAGACTTCACGGAGCGTCCAAGGTTCTTCCACGTCCAGAAGCCAGCGACGCGCGTCGCGGTCGGCATCTGTCGTGCAATCTCCAGGACGTTGCCGAAGGAGTAGGTATGAAACCGCCCCATCGCGGTGAGGTAGTGGGTTAAGACGTCAGAATGTCCTGCTTCCAACTGCTCAATCAAGAGCTTGATGTTGGCGGTGATGAGTTCCTGTTTGGTGAGGGGCTTCTTACTGTCGATGGTGGCGAGATTGTCGGTGTTGCGGCTCATGGTGTTTTGCTCCTTGCTTTGGCTTTTGCACTTCCGCGTAGAAACGCGGCATGCATATGCCGAACGCCCACGTGGCGAACGGCGGGGCGGCAAGGTGCAAGGGGAGGGGTCTCTCCCATCCTTGGAGCGAAATGAAGTGGAGCGGAAAGGACGAAGCGCAGCGAAGGTCTGCACAAGCGCTAGCGCGGAAGACTGGGGATACCCCTTGCGCCGCGCCAGGGCGGAGCCCTCAGCAAGGTTTGGTTTCGACTACCGTGCGCGTGAGCGCACAACAACTTAAAGGGAGGACGTTGCGGGAAGGAACAGCCCGCAGAGGTGGGAAGCGAAGATCCTGAAATGGTCGCAGCGAGGGAGGAGACCTCCTCCCTCGAATTTCCTGCGATTGAGGTACGGCCTGCTTTTGAACGAAGAGTTGCGCGTTCGAGGGCTTTGCTAGATCTCTATTTTTCTACGACGGGAATCGATAGAGGATCTCACTGATATGGAAGTGTTCCCCCGGCTATGGATACTGACCTCCAATCAGCTCACGCGAGTCGCTGTGACGTCTCTTGCACGAGCGATTGCAGCAACTCAGAAACGTTGGAGTGATGGGCGAGCGCGGCGCTCTGCCCTGCCCAAAGGGGGAGGAGATCTGCTCTACCGGCTTTCTGTGCTGGGAGAGCCAAGCTGCGCACAAGCGAGCGTTGTAAGGGATATGGCAGTATCTCTGCACCCGAGCGATTCACAGTGCGAAGGAGTTCATTGCTGACTCCTCGCGCGAGTCGACCGGTGAATCCTCGCGTCAAAGCGGTATGCCCAGCCTCGCCGTGAAGAATCAATTCGCGGTGGACAGGTGGAGCTCCCGATTCCTCGGTCGCCAGAAACACCGTCCCCATCTGCACGCCCTCCGCGCCCAAAGCGAACGCTGCCGAAATTCCCCTTGCATCCGCGATACCTCCAGCGGCTACAACAGGAACACTAACCGCATCGACAGTCTGCGGCAGAAGCGAGAACGTGCCGGTCAACGAATCTTCGGCTGATCTCAGAAACGAACCGCGATGCCCTCCTGCCTCAAAACCGGAAGCCACGACAATGTCTACGCCCGCTTCTTCAAGAGCAACCGCCTCCTGGGGTGTCGTGGCAGTGCCGAGCAAAACAATCCCTCGCCTTTTCGCTTCGTCCATGATCTCTTTTGGCGGGACGCCAGTGATGAATGAGATTGCGGGCACATTGGCGTCGAGAAGTACACGTGCCTGATCTTCGAACCGAACCGGCTTGAACGGTGTAAAGGTTGGCAGAGTCCCCCCAACGGCTTCAATATGGGGTGCGAGGTGCGCGAGAGCGCGATGGAACGCAGCCGCATCCGAAGTACGCGCTCCTTCATCTTCGGTGGAAACCCACAGGTTAATCGCGAACGGTCGCGTCGTCAGAGAGCGAATCTCTGCAACGACATCTCCGATTGCACTCGGTTCAAAGCCATGCGTTCCGAAGGATCCGAGCCCCCCGAAGTTCGAGACCGCAGCGGTGAGTCGTTGTGTTGAGAGGCCACCGAAGGGGCCTTGAATGATTGGGTACTTAATCCCCAGGATCTCAGAGACGCGAGTTTGGTTCCATTTTGTGACCACTATGTATTCCTCTGGATAGGGACGAGAACGAGTGTGCCGCCCCTTCTCTTTTAAACGATGAAGGTAATTTCAGACAGCGCGAGCTTCATCCGGGAAGCTCGCTACATGTGGATCGTTTTTTGTTTGCTTCGCATGTTCAGCTTCCTTTGTCTCGCTATCAATTGGAGGAGGGTCGTTTTAAATCGCAAGGAGAGGCTAGAAAACCAGATTTTGGACCGGCTCTGAGTGCGGGGTGATGTTGCGATTGGCAGTATCCAATGCATGAACGACGCGTGACCCTATCCGATTGAATAACGCTCCCATCATCAACAACGCGCTGGTTAGGAGAAAGACGAACCGCATTCCGAGATGAGCACCGATGGCACCTCCCATGAGCGGCCCGAGTACCTGTCCCGCATACTGCGAAGATTGGAGGTAGCCGATAACCCTCCCTAAAGCATGTTCGGGGACGGCGTGTTTGATGACCTTTGCAACAGATGGCAGCAATCCAGCAAGAGACATCCCCAGCAAGAATCGAAGACCTGCCAGTTGCCACCAGTCGGTCACAAAGGCTTGCGGAATCAATGTCAGGCTGGCTGCCACAAGGCAGTAGGCGATCATTTTCCAACCGCCAATGCGATCTGCAATGCGGCCCAAACGTGGCGCCAACAAGACACTGCCGAATGCAGAAGCGGCCATGATCATACCTGCGTCGAAGACGACCTGATTGCGACCTACGTGCAGCTCCTGCAGATAGACGGTGACGATTGGTTCTATCGACATATTCGACAGCAGCACCAGCATTGCCGTAGCGAGCATAGAAACAACCGTGATTCGCAGGGATTTGGTCCACTCCATACGCTGGCGTGTTTCGCGGCTCGGCATCGCGCTGCGATCTTCTCTTACCAACAAGATCGTTGCTACAGCAGCAACGGCGATCACTCCTCCCGCGGCAAAGAATGTCTGCCGAATGCCGATAAATCCAGGAAGTATACCTCCGACAAGAGGGCCGATCAGATTTCCGGCCAAAGATCCGGTGGAGAGTATGCCCAGCGCCCATCCTGCCCGCTGTCGAGGAGCCTGGGTCGCGATGAGCACCATTGCCGAAGACGAATAGCCACCAATCAATCCCGCAAGCAGTCGCAACAAAACCAATTGATAGACGTTGTGAGCGAGACCGATCGTAGACATGACGATTGCCATGCCGATTGCGGCCCGTACAAGCATTGGTTTGCGACCAAACCGATCGCTGAGATGGCCCCAAAGAGGAGCAGTCAATCCCGTTCCCAGAAACGTTGCCCCAAAGGCTAAGCCTGACCACTGAACAATCGACGCAGTTCCCTTTGCGCCAAGCTGCTCCACGTAGATGGGGAGGAAAGGAAGCAGGAGAGTCAGGCTCACCAAGGTTGTAAAGGAACCGAAGATACACACCACGAGGTTCTGCTTCCAATACTTCTCATTTCGAAGTGCGTAAGACGTATGAGCAGTACCGCTTGGATCTGTCGCGAGCCTCACTGCTTCGGCTTGTGGACGGTCATCGACCGAACGTTTTGTCACAGACGTCCTCATTCTTTCCACTGACCCTATAGATTCAAAAGCGTATCGATCCGATCCGTCGTATGTTCCAATCGGATTGATAGGGAGGACCTCTCAATGGAACTGAGACATCTGCGTTATTTCAGAGCCGTTGTGGAATGTAATGGCTACCGAAAGGCAGCGCAGCAGCTGCATATCGCTCAGCCTTCGATCAGTGAGGCGGTCTCAGATCTTGAAGAAGAGCTCGGCTTGAAACTCTTCTCTCGAGCGAATCGAATGGCACGACTCACACCGGAAGGCGAAATCTTCTATACGGATACAGTCCGCATCCTCCAGCAGGCAGAGGACGCAGTTGTAACCGCGAAGCGAGCGGCCCAAGGCAAGGTTGGCCGACTCTCAATCGGCTTTATAGGTTCCGCAACGCTTTCTTTTCTGCCTGACCTGATACGTAGGTATAAGTTGGAATATCCCGATGTGAGGCTGGAGTTGAAGGATCTCTATCCTGTGGAGCTTGATGACGCACTCGATCATGGCGCGATTGACATCGCGATTACGCGTTCGCTCTCTCTAGAACGCAGTAAAAAATTCCAATCACGCGTACTGCTTCGCGATCCACTCGTTGCGGTGCTTCCCCTATCGCGATCGCTGAAAAAGAAGACCATCCGACTTGCAGACCTCGCTAATGAACGGTTCCTACTTTTCAATAGGCGCGGAGCACCTGGTGTGTTTGACATGATCGTCGGTGCCTGCAGGTCGGAAGGATTCTCTCCTCACGTGGAGAATGAGCCAAATTCGATGCAGACGATCCTTTCCCTGGTGGAGGCAGAGGAAGGAGTCGCCATTGTTCCCGCTTCAACAAGCAACCTCAGATCCAACGGTGTTCAGTTCGTTCGCCTTGCACCAAACAACCTCTATCTTGATCTGATCGCTGCATGGCCAACCGACGAACCCTCAATCGTTCTTCGATCATTTCTCGAGTTCCTCAATCGCAACAGCGACCTGATTCGGAAGAAAGCTGAACTGGGACGAAGAGCCACGGACGCAAAACAATCGGTTGCTCAAATTTGAAGGGGGAAGTAGCTCACCACGTGGGTTCGCGTCCGTCATCGCTTTGCTCTTGGCCCGACGCGGAACATGGCCTAGACTGGGCTAGCCGAAGCATTTGAGATGGGATAACGGCCAACACTCTTCAAAAGAAGGGGCAAGGCTTAGTGAAGCTTCTTCGCACATTTTCGGTTTGTCTTTTTCTCCTGTGGGTCGTAACAGAAGCTAAAGCGCTCAACCCAGATCGCGATATCCATCAGTTAGCTCATAGGTCGTGGACTGAAAAAGAAGGATATCCCGGTCGAGCGGAGGCGCTGGCTCAAACCGCAGACGGCTTCCTATGGATAGGCACCGATGATGGACTCTTTCGATTCGATGGGGTTCGCTTCGAACGATACGTCCCGGTGTCGGGGGATCGGCTATCCGCAGGTCCGATACGAGCATTACATGCCTTCCCCGACGGAAGCCTATGGATCACGTATCGATTCGAGTACAAAATTTGCGTTCTACGGAATGGCGCTCTTCGGTGCTACGGCGAAGAGGAAGGCGTAACGTCGAATCCCACGACGATAGTTCAGGACCACAGCGGCGCCATTTGGGCGAACACGGAAGCTGGATTGTTGCGATTGGCTGGCACTCGCTGGGAGCACATCGGTAAGGCTTGGGAATTTCCGGAATACGTACCTAGCTTCTCTTCAGAAGCACTATTCGTAGATAGGGAAGGAACCCTCTGGGTGGGTGTCAACCACACCATCCTCTATCTCGAGAAGGGTACGAGGCGGTTCAAACCGACCGGAGTGTACGCAGGACTCTCAATTCAGATCGCTGAGGCGCCCGATGGCACCTTATGGGTATCAGACGTCCTGAGCTACGTTCGCGAAATCAGTAAATCCATAAGCACTATCTCTGCCTCCACGGCGAGATGCGAGGCCACGACACCAAGAGGGACGCCTCTCCAATGTCCGACCGACGACCAGTTCGTGGTGAAGATTAAAGCACCAGACAATCTTCTCTTCGACCGCAACGGAAGCCTTTGGGTAGCGACAGATTCTTCCGGGGTCGCACGCGTCTCACACTCCGCGTCGATGAAGGCCTGGTCGACCTTAAAGGCAAGCAAAGACTTTCAGACTTTCACTTCCAAGGATGGCCTAAGTGCTGATTCCTGCACGCCAATACTTGAGGACCACGAAGGAAATATCTGGGTTGCCACACAGCGCGGGCTAGACCAATTCCACGATACGGCGTTGGTCCCGGTTCCACTGCCGTCCTCGTTATATCGGGTCGCAACAGCGCCCGCGGACAACGGAAGTATCTGGGTAGTCGGAAGTTGGGCATACGTAGCAAAGATTGACGGAGAATTGAATGATCCATCGTGGATGCCCACCGACGCCTTCAAACTTTATCGAGATCAGACTGGAGCGACTTGGCTACTGGGCAGTTCCCTTGCTCGCTGGAATGGCAACAAATTCCAGGACGTAGTCAAGGCTCCGTTTAGCAGCAATAGCGGTGGACCGGGTATGTGGAATGTGGCACGAGACAGCGCTGGAACTCTCTGGGCGTTTGCTCACAAGTACGGTTTTTTCTCGCTGGAACATGACCATTGGAAACCTTGGATTACACCCACGAAGGTCACGGAGCAGAGGGTCGCAACGATGTTTTCCGATAGCGTCGGACGCGTATGGGTGTCAACCTACGAAGGCGACATCCTGACCATGAATAAGGGAACCATCGTGGACTATTCCGATAGTTCCGACAAGCCCAGGA of the Terriglobus sp. TAA 43 genome contains:
- a CDS encoding nitronate monooxygenase family protein, which codes for MVTKWNQTRVSEILGIKYPIIQGPFGGLSTQRLTAAVSNFGGLGSFGTHGFEPSAIGDVVAEIRSLTTRPFAINLWVSTEDEGARTSDAAAFHRALAHLAPHIEAVGGTLPTFTPFKPVRFEDQARVLLDANVPAISFITGVPPKEIMDEAKRRGIVLLGTATTPQEAVALEEAGVDIVVASGFEAGGHRGSFLRSAEDSLTGTFSLLPQTVDAVSVPVVAAGGIADARGISAAFALGAEGVQMGTVFLATEESGAPPVHRELILHGEAGHTALTRGFTGRLARGVSNELLRTVNRSGAEILPYPLQRSLVRSLALPAQKAGRADLLPLWAGQSAALAHHSNVSELLQSLVQETSQRLA
- a CDS encoding ArdC family protein encodes the protein MSRNTDNLATIDSKKPLTKQELITANIKLLIEQLEAGHSDVLTHYLTAMGRFHTYSFGNVLEIARQMPTATRVAGFWTWKNLGRSVKSGAKGIRILGPIVGVRRKKDSEAEKDITKQNERVPLGFRNLYVFDVSQTEGVDLPSLNEVSGDPGENIDRLIAFLKGKGIAVSYSEQIAPALGTSYGGRIALLPGQSKAEEFSTLVHETAHELLHQADRRTATTRAIRELEAEAVAFVVGKAVGLVNGNASADYIQLYQGNASLLAESLEVIQQTSSLILAALEPTVDVADKQAVTDVTSEEVAA
- a CDS encoding MFS transporter, whose translation is MTKRSVDDRPQAEAVRLATDPSGTAHTSYALRNEKYWKQNLVVCIFGSFTTLVSLTLLLPFLPIYVEQLGAKGTASIVQWSGLAFGATFLGTGLTAPLWGHLSDRFGRKPMLVRAAIGMAIVMSTIGLAHNVYQLVLLRLLAGLIGGYSSSAMVLIATQAPRQRAGWALGILSTGSLAGNLIGPLVGGILPGFIGIRQTFFAAGGVIAVAAVATILLVREDRSAMPSRETRQRMEWTKSLRITVVSMLATAMLVLLSNMSIEPIVTVYLQELHVGRNQVVFDAGMIMAASAFGSVLLAPRLGRIADRIGGWKMIAYCLVAASLTLIPQAFVTDWWQLAGLRFLLGMSLAGLLPSVAKVIKHAVPEHALGRVIGYLQSSQYAGQVLGPLMGGAIGAHLGMRFVFLLTSALLMMGALFNRIGSRVVHALDTANRNITPHSEPVQNLVF
- a CDS encoding ParB/RepB/Spo0J family partition protein; translated protein: MQNSSAFQYLALDLIDESTTNPRQTFDESKLAELAASIREHGVIQPIVVRPKGNRFELVAGAHRFRGSLLAEQFTIPVHIKELTDTQTIEWQVVENAQRVDVHPYEEARGFDRLLDVPGYDVSAVAAKTGKSESHVYARLSLLKLIPEVAQAFVEERITASHANAIARLPEEHQADAFHNCWRKDWQDNEAHLLPVRHLDAWIADNLFLDLADAPFDREDIALNVEAGACLTCPKRSGYNTSLFADVSGDQCLDSACYQSKVTAHIAAVLVDRPGLVQIETSLRPPQQQKPGALNKNAYRMLDLPDNPDADLPCNTTRTALIVYGRGIGNTVMVCTDNQCPVHDPTTAARIAKEHAEHPAPVAAPAVDDETDEERQAREEENERRWLAYDAEAERRRVEREDAFEREQKEYEAEAKRREEAYHARVATLERIVEHAPLVFTPDQLRLVIQILLNDAPYGLFEEAAGHYMPDGENHGRTDDEVLTEALIVCVDEKLPAFLLRLLLTEHRAFPLGEQTDWLEKAGALFAPMSEKPRRSSKKREKGSKKLTASPLRKPAFDQAA